Below is a window of Impatiens glandulifera chromosome 2, dImpGla2.1, whole genome shotgun sequence DNA.
AGAATTCCTTGccttgcttcttcttcttccatcttATATCCGATCACAAGTATCAAAAGTAAGCCACCTCTTGATTCAAGTATTCATCTTGTTCTTGTTGATTGAGTTGTGTCGtcgtttatgtttgattaaactAGTTAACTTCAACTATCTCCTTTTGCCGGCGCTTAGGGTTGCTGGTTTTAGTTCCCCTTTTTGGCGTTTGCAAGCTTTCATGGATCTATCATCATTTATGGACTCTCCATAGTTGAACGTTGACTTATTCATCCTTCATAACAACCTTTATTACCCAATTTTGCTTAGTAGGTATGACCGATCGTTTTGGTCATGTCTTCTTGATTCAGACCCACAATTTCTTACCCAATTTtgctttcttttttttcttccatgTCTAGAGATAGTTCTTAATTATAGACCCAAATGAAATTGAATAGAAAGTTGCTTGAGCCGACTGACAAAAggttaaaatttgattttatgtttGGGCTTTTAACCTGCTAGAACAATTATTGTTTCTTGGTGTTAATTGTTGTGATCTACTCAGGATAAGAATACATGTGGTGtatttgaagaagaaagaagtataCTGTTGTAGCTGaatataattgtaatattttttcccATCTTTTATAACACAATCTCTTTTCTTGGCTTTTTATTGTTCTTTGTATCTAGAATGGGTGGAAGCTTTATTGGTGATGATTGGGAATTTACTTCTCCATCAAATGGTGATCGAACGGTTGTCTTGGTTGGTCGTACAGGCAATGGTAAAAGTGCGACAGGAAATAGCATTCTTGGGAGAAAATCATTCAAGTCAAGGTCTAGCTCAGCCGGTGTTACAACAACGTCTGAACTGCAAAGAACTGAATTGCAAGATGGTCAGATTCTTAATGTAATTGATACACCAGGTATGATTGTACATAAGGAGGAGCCTCCATTAACACATGTTATATTCTAAAGTTGCATCTAGATAGATAGAGATGCTCCTCCCAACTATTTGTTGATCTGACAAACATAAATTCcaggtttgtttgatttttctgGACAATCTGAGTTTATTGGCAAAGAAATTGTCAAATGCATCAGTATGGCCAAAGATGGTATACATGCAATCCTGGTTGTTTTCTCGGTCAGGACTCGATTTTCTAAGGAAGAACAAGCTGCCCTTCAAAGTTTGCAGACTTTGTTTGGAGAAAAGATTTACAACTATATGATCATAGTTTTTACTGGTGGAGATGACCTTGAAGACAATGATGAGACTCTGGAAGATTATTTGGGTCGTGAGTGCCCTGAACCTCTGCAGGTAAAATTATATGAGCTGAAAATAATCTGCTGTCATGTTTAGTTAAATCTTGATTGCAGTGACTAGATAGGCATAAAATACTTGTGGATGTCTCTAAAACGAGTCTTTGGGATCTGACTTGCTCCATTTTGTAGGTATATATGTATAATTGTAACAGATAAAAAAATAGTGTATACAGCTTCATTATGCATGTGTTCCTTATGGTATTTGATTAGGATAGACTCATTCTTTCTTTCATGCAAACATCAATGACTTTAATTTGTGTTGGAAAGCGAGCCTTAATAGGGCAGCTCTAGATTTACACCTTTGGTTCTCTTCGTTAGGGTGCATCTATGGCTTTGGAGAGGGTAGAATATGCATCAatcctttttcttttcttttttctaatgGTCCGGGTCCGAAGACTCAAACTCATTACCTTACGGATATGAGTTTGTAAGCTCTACTACTGAGCTGAGCTGAGCTAAATGAGTGTCATAGAATATGCATCAATCCTTCTCTTTCAAATTTCCTTTGTTTTATGTGCTTGGGTCATGTTTCAGTGTTAAACTTACTCCGGGATGATGTTTTGATGGAACaagaattttgttttattattaataaaagcaACAGGTAAGGATTAATttgattctgtttcaaataTACTTAGCTAACTTATTGATGGAAAATGGGTAATGAATTTATTGAGACTTTATAGCTTTGTTTGGTGGGATTATGTATGGTGTTTGGGTACTGAAGCTGACGGTGAATTTACTAAAGCAGATGCTTTAACAGCCAAAGATATTGTGCAGGAAATTCTCAGTCTCTGCAATGATCGTAAAGTTTTATTTGACAATAAGACTAAGGATCCAGAGAGGAAGTCGGAACAATTGGAGCAACTTCTTTCATTGGTCAACAAGGTCATGGTGTTGAATGGCGGTCAGCCATACACAGATGATATATTTGTTGAATTACAGGTTGGTTGGAGAATTGACTTGTAAAAAAAAAGGTGTGGTATTGAACaaagttaaaacatgatttggtatgTGTTCAATGTTCTCTGCTGCAGAAAGGAGCCTCGAAACTCCGTGATCAGACTAAAGAAGTTAATTCGTTGGAAGGGTACTCGAAGAGTGAGATATCAAACCTGAGAGAGGATATGCAGAAATCGTACGAGGAGCAGCTAAAACGAATAACTGAGATGGTAATTTGGAATAGCCTTCTTTTACCTATACATTAGCTAGCATTAATGTGAATCTGGCTGGTTCTTATTTAACAATTCAGGAGTTGCTAATATCTTGTTTGGATGcaacacaaaaaataaaatgacagGTAGAATCAAAGCTTAGAGAGACAACAAGAAGACTTGAAGAACAATTGGCAGTAGAGCATGATGCACGGTTAAAGGCTGAAAAGGCAGCCCTGGAAGCTAGGAAAATATCGGATGATGAAATCCGTAAACTGAGAGAGAACTTGGACAAGGCATATCATGAAACCGAGGAGCTGCGCAAAAAGATGGGTGGGGGTGGTAGTGGTTGCAGCATtttgtgatgatgatgatggttgaAACTTGAAAGAGACCAAGAAAGTATTAATGTTGaagtaagtatatatatatatatatatatatatatttgaagtaTTATGATCTAAACTCTGAGATTTGCTTGGACCCTTGCTTGTATGTATATCATATCAATCATCTATGTATTTCTTGACATATacttttattgataatttctttttatgaCCCGCAGGGAAAGCGCACAAGCACGACCTGTTATTTATCcctatttcaattttaaaaggACATTTAATTTTTGTTCCATGGAGATTTAATTGAAGAGTTTATCCCTCCATGTTTtccttttcatgttttttaatcacttaatttattaattaaaatatttttattttattttataaaatttaaaatattatataaattcaaaaaatagttactattataaatagtaaATTTTTGGGTTTTTGACCGTGAAATAAATGAGTACTCGAcccaatttttttcttttaagacattagttcaactattttttagttgataaatatatttttatcaattttttaatgtatttttttaagagttaaatataatttcaattaatttaactttcattaactaatttaaacggttaaaatttcaagttaattcttaaaattttaagattctgataataagattttataatttgacgagtatataaataagtttaattttacgattttactttaaaaaataaattatatttaataattaaaaaataaaattattatttattgaaattatataattaattttgtaaatataaatttttataatgttatttatttattattattatttaattaattttatattaaaatatataattttttagaattaattaaatataaaatatttaattatatatacaaataataaaaatttataattattattttttcaaattaaactcttatgATTTCACGTTtttagattttacgagtttattaACGGACAATTATACGTAAACTCTTGATTTTGACAACTTTAAACGAAGATACGGAAAGTTACCCATCCGACGACACCCGACCCGACGGGCACCCGGCCCGAACTCCTTATCTCAAAttaggttttttattttttttattttactgtTTCAACTTTCCAAAACAGTCAATCAATTTTTCTTCTCCTCTCTCTCGTTCAGCAAAGAAGGAGACTCAATTGTCTCTAGAGCTTTGTTAACCTCCGTTCGTCGTTTTTCTCTCTGTCTTCCACTGCAAGAAAATCCCACAAGATGATATTTTCTTTAAGCAAACTGATAGATTGATTCATTGCGTACTGCTTGGAGCTTTGGTCCTTACTTGCAAAATCATGATTGACCCAGAGCTTATCTTTCTATCGTCTCTTGGAAAAAGGAGTCATTTTTACAATAAGAAGCTACTTAAAGTGTGTTTGTTGCAAATGGGTTGCATTCTTTTCGCCTACATCCACTCATTGGTTAGCTTATAAAAGCCTTTCAATTTGATGTATGCGGTCCTTTGATATTTATTTGTCACGCAGAGATCAATTTGTCTACCAAGTTCAGAAGTGCATTCCTAGAAAATGGAAACAAACTGTCAAACAAGCAGAAATGCAAAGCACCCATCTTGCCAATTCTCATAATCAAGGAGGGCTATTACAGGCAACATCCACCACAAGTGTTGTCTTTATGACAGATTCTCTTTTCCAATCTCTCAAGAACTTTGCAGATCAAGGGAATTTAACCAAAGCTGTAAGGGTCTACTCTGTCATCCATAAACACGCAGCTGCTTCTCTTTCGTCAAGTGAATTTGTTTTGCAATCTCTGTCTTGCCTTCTTCTGTGTTGCATCAACCTAAGGGCATTTCAACAGGGTAAGCAACTTCATGCCTATGTTATCTCATTAGGTCTTCAACAAGATCCTAAACTGGTTCCTAAGCTAATTACATTCTATTCATCATTTGGCCTTCTCTTGGATGCCCATGTAATAACCAAAACTTCAAACATCTTGCATCCATTGCCTTGGAACTTGCTCATTTCTTCTTATGTTAGACATGGGCTTTATAGGAATGTTTTTTCTGCATATAGTGAGATGATTAAGAAGGGAGTTAGGCCTGACAATTTCACTTACCCATCTCTTCTCAAGGCTTGTGCAGGAGAAGAGAATATTAAGCTAGGAAGAGTGCTTCACAGAACCATCATCAAATCAAGGTATCTTGATTGGTGCTTATATGTGCAAAATGCATTGGTTTCTATGTACGGGAGGTGTGGGGATATATATTCTGCCCGTGTTCTATTCGATAAAATGCTTGACAGGGACGCTGTTTCATGGAACTCTATCATTTCTGCATATGCATCCAATGGCATGTGGGCAGAAGCTTTTGAGCTTTTTCAAGGTATGAGACTGGATGGCGTCGAGATAAATATGATCACTTGGAACACAATAATTGGAGGGCGCCTAAGGATAGGCGACTATGGAGGGGCACTTGAGTGTCTCTCCGAGATGAGAAAATGTGTATTGCATTTAGACGATGTTTCTCTTTGTATAGGTTTGAGTGCATGCTCTCATATTGGTTTGAGAGCACTAACTTTGGGGAAAGAAATCCATGCTATAGCTATTCGCAGCAGTCTTAGTGAggctgataatgttaaaaatgcTCTAGTCACTATGTACTCCAAGAGCAAGGAACTGAATCAGGCATATATGCTGTTTGAATCAGTTGAAGTTAAAGATATCATTTCTTGGAACTCCATCATTTCTGGTTATGCGCATTGGGAATACTCTGAAAAAGCATCCTTTCTGCTCAGGGAAATGTTTCTTTCTGGCATGAAACCTAATTATATAACACTTGTAAGCATTATTTCACTATGTGGTCGGGTAGCTAATCTGCAACACGGGAAGGAAATTCATTGTTACATCACAAGGCGTGTATGGTTCAAAGATGATTTATTATTGCTTGGGAATGCACTTATTGATATGTATGCAAGGTCAGGAAAAGTTGTTCTAGCAAGACAGTTATTTGATTTGTCGAGCCAAAGGAATGTAGTGACTTACACCTCATTAATAACTGGTTATGGGATACAAGGAGAGGGACAAACTGCTCTAGGACTATTTGATGAGATGATCAAGTTTCAGATAAAACCAGATCATGTAACTATGGTTGCTGTTTTGTCTGCTTGTAGTCATTCTTGTCTTATTATCCAAGGAGAAAGGTTATTCAGTAAGATGGAAAGTGTATATGGTATAACACCTTGTTTTGAGCATTTTTCTTGCATGGTTGACCTCTATGGGAGGGCTGGCTTACTAAAGAAAGCTAAAGCAATCATAATGAAGATGCCTTATAAGCCAACAGCAGCAGTGTGGGCCACTCTCATAAATGTATGTCGAATACATGGAAATACAGAGATTGGAGAATGGGCTTCGGAAAGGTTACTGGAAATGCAACCAAACAATGCAGGATATTATGTCATGATTGCTAACACGTATGCTGCTGCCGGTAGCTGGGACAAACTAGCTAAAGTGAGGACCATTATGAGAGATCTTGGTGTAAGGAAGCCCCCTGGCTGTGCTTGGGTCAATGTAGGGGCTGGGTCTTTTCCCTTTTTGGTAGAGGACATGACAAATCCTGAAGGGATAAGAGTTCATCCTGTTTTAGGTGAATTGACAAAGCAAATAAAAGATGTTGGTTATTTCATGGAGAACATGAACATAAATGATGAATATGCagaagaaagaaggatttcctgCTAAATTCATCTCCCAGGTCCATTTATGGAACTGCATGCATGTTTAGATTCCCTCCGGCATTGCACTGCTCTGAACGAGAGAAGAGTGGGGGATCATGGCACTTGAAGTAGTTAGTGTGCAAGTGAGGCTGCGGAGGCTCGTATTTAAGGAGGGACAAGTGTCTTTCAATTTGCGGTAATTTCATATCACACTGTTCTAGTGGTTCGATTTTGAGGATTTATTGATTATTATCCTTTATACCTATCTTTCTTTTGTATTATAGATGTTGCTGCTGCTGCACAAATCCAGGTTTTATCTTACTCGCCTTCTCattcatccatccatccatccatccattgCGGTTGCTCGAAGCTGTTTGGTGAAGAGGGAGGCTATTTGATATGATAAAACTTGACCCTGATCAGTTGTGGTGGAATGAATCTGATGCTAAACCTGTCTCGATAAGGAGGGAGAGCTGACCAGACACTTGTATATTTCCACCATCATGAATTGACCTGATCATGATCAGTTCTTCTTTGGAGTCAGTCATTCCAAagattattaaataatcttGTTCGGAATAAGATTATGAAAagttaagttattattttaatgtataaaatattttaataattacatatatgAGATGTGAAAAGTTATAAAGTAAATCTAATTTGATTGATTATTAGTTCATCtcaattttttgttttcatgTCATATAAAAACTATGTGATTGGTTTGTTTTAATAAGATACtacaatcaatatatatatgtttttttttataaatataactctaacttattaaatattttgaaattggatgaaatgacATAATAATtgctttaatttaaaaactgcGCAAAtgattattttctatttttcggACAAAAATATCCCGTTTCGCGATGGCACGGTCGCGTCTTGCAGCGACACACTTGACGAATTAGGGTTCCGTCGCATAATGCGAGTATGCGACACAGTGTCGAAATAGTATTTTTGTCCAAAAGATAGGAATGGATCATTTTCGTAATTTTTATTAGGCgcgggtcatttgatcaaatttccaaATAAATGCACactttatttaaagataattttttttaaaaattttttattgtataatttaaaataaactaaataataagaacaattttttttataaaaaataaaatttttattatagatGATTGATTTGGAAACCAATATttactaaaccctaaaccattcaAAATGTTTGTAtgtgtaaaattaaaaattaaaaataaaaatttaaaacattttcaatgCATGTACTTGTGTGTCAGCCGCCATTTTCACAGTTCAGTCTCGCGACTCTAACAACATCTCCATTTCGCGCCCCtctggaagaattcttcaaaagaaACGAACACTGGTATGGTTCTATATTTTCCCTTCTGTTCTAATTAACATTGTTagtttaatttatcaatttgaTGGGTCTACTTCTTTAGCTTGATTGTCATCTCTCTTGGCTTCCTTTTACCATATGtgatttagggttttgattCAAGCGAGAAGTTCATTCCTACTTCTATTCCTTGTTTTGTTATGGACGATTCTTGTTTAGGATTGAACTCCCACTAAACAAGCAATCTTAACACCACATCTCAATATTGTCTGTTAATAATGTTTTTCGATTCTATCAGTTCCTAAATTTGGTAACTTAGTCTGACATTTCCGAGGTAGCTTCTTTAAACAATTGGGCAGGATTACTTCAAAATGTGTTGCataaagtttgtttatttgttttggttGTTTAGCATGAGCAGTTGTAGTCTCTTAAGAAGACTATCCACCTGAAATGGATGTAAATAAGAACCAGTTTCTTTACAGAATTTCATTTGCTATTCTGTCTCATTTTTAGATGCCTAAATGTCCCGAattatagatatagatatagggGTGGTGATTAGATATTCGCCTACCGCCATTACCAGGTCTGGCTTTAGTGACTATTTGTTCAAATTGACTACCTTGAATTAATCAATGGATAAAATGAAAGTGCTTACTGGGGAATAGAAAGGTAGGACAAGTTAAGTGGATTGATTATCAATAGCAGAAGCCTGCAGATCTACACCTAATGGAGGCCATCCTCACTTAGAGGAATGCTAAAGACGACAGGTTAAACACAATAGGAGATCTTGCTTCACACATGAAGATGCCTTTTACCCTTAAATATGGATATCAATTCCCAGCATTATCTTTATTTAGAGTAATAATACTATTTTTGTATGTGGACAAAATTTTTCTGAAAGGCGAATTGCAAAacatattgtgtttttttttggtAACGGGTTATTGACATATTATTAAAGAAACCTAAAAGTgggagagaattcaaaatgagtcAAGATCAAAGCTAGACAGACCCTAACTTTGATTAAACAAAACATAGCAAACCAAATGAGTAAAAAGCAAAAAGCATACAAAACCTACAACAATAAAAGTCTGATTCAAATGAGAAATTCCATCTTTGACTAAGCTCCCATTGCCTTCAAACGTTGTTATTCCTTTTCTTCTATGAACATTCCTCTTTCTTTTGTGAATATATTGTTTCTCAACATCAACTCTGCAACTTTTCCTGATTGTTCCACTGCTTCTCTTTTAGCTGCTTCTCCTTTATGTCTTTACTGATTCTCTGTTTATAAGTGATGGGGCCAAGTCTAACTCCCTTATTCTTCTGTTTGGCTCTCTTCTCCACTATCGGTGATTGGACTGTTTCATTTGATGATGACTGTTTATGAACTTATTGTGTTAGGTTCAAGTGAAAATCAAATCACATTGCATTTATGAACTTTACAATCATGGTTCCCCACTTCAATTTAGAGCATTCTTAGTGGGAATCGAACTTGAGAACTTTATCCTCTTAAACAAGACTCTCTACTTGAGTTACCCTAGTGTTAGTGGGTTAAGCTTACAATTTCTGTTCATGAAAAAGACAGCTTTAATTCTTTATGATTTACTTGTGTTGGCGGCTTCATTTTCTAAATGGCAAATCAGTGTATCCTGGTCAAAGGTTTCCTGGCAGTTTTCTccattcttattttaattagaatGACATGCAGAAATTTAACGAAATCTAATCATACAATCAAATATCTGATTTCTTTTGCTTTCTTTCCTTATTACAGGTTGGTGGTGACCAAGAGGAGTTGCTGGATTGTGTGGGTCTCAGCCATCAGTCGTTGTTATCTTTAAACAACTCTAAgcagtaataaaataaaaccaaatagTAAAAAGGTAAACACTTTACCCTCTACGGTCTCCTATGTCCTACATTCTGAGCGGCGCCTTTCTCTACCTTTCACAGTGCCCCTTCTCCTTTGGCCGATTTATCTAATCTCATGCTAGACTTCTTGTTTCTGTTAACAGACAATAACTTCTCGGTTCATCTTTGCCTTTGCATCTGCTTTAATTATCTTTTCCCTGCTCAGATTTTGTTTACCACCGAATCATGAAGAGCCTTAAAACTTTCAACTTTCGAATTGTCACGACTGTACTCGCTGAAACCCAAGGTCAGTCCATAGGGC
It encodes the following:
- the LOC124928075 gene encoding immune-associated nucleotide-binding protein 9-like isoform X2; the protein is MGGSFIGDDWEFTSPSNGDRTVVLVGRTGNGKSATGNSILGRKSFKSRSSSAGVTTTSELQRTELQDGQILNVIDTPGLFDFSGQSEFIGKEIVKCISMAKDGIHAILVVFSVRTRFSKEEQAALQSLQTLFGEKIYNYMIIVFTGGDDLEDNDETLEDYLGRECPEPLQEILSLCNDRKVLFDNKTKDPERKSEQLEQLLSLVNKVMVLNGGQPYTDDIFVELQKGASKLRDQTKEVNSLEGYSKSEISNLREDMQKSYEEQLKRITEMVESKLRETTRRLEEQLAVEHDARLKAEKAALEARKISDDEIRKLRENLDKAYHETEELRKKMGGGGSGCSIL
- the LOC124928075 gene encoding immune-associated nucleotide-binding protein 9-like isoform X1, whose translation is MKLNRKLLEPTDKRMGGSFIGDDWEFTSPSNGDRTVVLVGRTGNGKSATGNSILGRKSFKSRSSSAGVTTTSELQRTELQDGQILNVIDTPGLFDFSGQSEFIGKEIVKCISMAKDGIHAILVVFSVRTRFSKEEQAALQSLQTLFGEKIYNYMIIVFTGGDDLEDNDETLEDYLGRECPEPLQEILSLCNDRKVLFDNKTKDPERKSEQLEQLLSLVNKVMVLNGGQPYTDDIFVELQKGASKLRDQTKEVNSLEGYSKSEISNLREDMQKSYEEQLKRITEMVESKLRETTRRLEEQLAVEHDARLKAEKAALEARKISDDEIRKLRENLDKAYHETEELRKKMGGGGSGCSIL
- the LOC124928074 gene encoding pentatricopeptide repeat-containing protein At1g71490, with amino-acid sequence MRSFDIYLSRRDQFVYQVQKCIPRKWKQTVKQAEMQSTHLANSHNQGGLLQATSTTSVVFMTDSLFQSLKNFADQGNLTKAVRVYSVIHKHAAASLSSSEFVLQSLSCLLLCCINLRAFQQGKQLHAYVISLGLQQDPKLVPKLITFYSSFGLLLDAHVITKTSNILHPLPWNLLISSYVRHGLYRNVFSAYSEMIKKGVRPDNFTYPSLLKACAGEENIKLGRVLHRTIIKSRYLDWCLYVQNALVSMYGRCGDIYSARVLFDKMLDRDAVSWNSIISAYASNGMWAEAFELFQGMRLDGVEINMITWNTIIGGRLRIGDYGGALECLSEMRKCVLHLDDVSLCIGLSACSHIGLRALTLGKEIHAIAIRSSLSEADNVKNALVTMYSKSKELNQAYMLFESVEVKDIISWNSIISGYAHWEYSEKASFLLREMFLSGMKPNYITLVSIISLCGRVANLQHGKEIHCYITRRVWFKDDLLLLGNALIDMYARSGKVVLARQLFDLSSQRNVVTYTSLITGYGIQGEGQTALGLFDEMIKFQIKPDHVTMVAVLSACSHSCLIIQGERLFSKMESVYGITPCFEHFSCMVDLYGRAGLLKKAKAIIMKMPYKPTAAVWATLINVCRIHGNTEIGEWASERLLEMQPNNAGYYVMIANTYAAAGSWDKLAKVRTIMRDLGVRKPPGCAWVNVGAGSFPFLVEDMTNPEGIRVHPVLGELTKQIKDVGYFMENMNINDEYAEERRISC